A window of Roseiflexus castenholzii DSM 13941 genomic DNA:
AGGACAATGAAAATGAACCGGTGCGGCCCGTCGAGCATGGCGAATGCCGATGCCAGACTGAAGGCATAGCGCCCAATGCCTGGAAAATGATCATTGACGAAGCGCAGATCGAGCGCAATATTCATAGGAAATGCCGGGATCGGGTGCGCAATGCCCCACTGTAAACTACGACTCAGGTAGAACGCATCCCATCCGACGACCGGGCGGCGGCAGGATTGAGCACACCGAGAACCTCATCGGGGTTTTCGGGATCGCCGCGCATGATGACAGACAAACGGCGCATCTGCGGGTTAAGCATAGCGTTCATCCTTAACCTCGTGATATAATATCAGAACAACCGGCAGAAGTGCCCTGAACGCAGAAGGGAGCCGTGCATGGGGGACAAAAGTCCAAAAAACGTCAGCAAGCAGAAAAAGCAGGCAGCAGCAAAGAAGGGGTCCGGTAAGAAATAACTGCATGTGCTGACAGGTTCCGGCTCACGAGGAAGATGGGATGGATGCCTGTCTTCCTCATTTCTCTGGCGCGCTGTCGAGGATAACAGGGTCTGCCATGCCTGTCAAGACTGCACGATCAATGAGCGCTTCCTGTTCCGCAATTATCAACACTCAAGCAATGCCTTGCTTATACCGTTCACTGCTTCTGATCAGCCTGGCAACAGGGATGACCGCATGTACGTTGCCAGCCTCGCCGCAACCGGTGACCCCGCGCCCGACAGCGCCGGTTATTCTTGAAATCACCCCTGCGCCAACACTGGATGCCGATGCAACGGCGACGGCATACGCCAGCCTGCTGGCGCCCTCACCAACGCCAAGCGGGCTCTACATCGTTCAACCCGGCGACACCCTGAGCGAACTGGCAATCATGTTCGGCACAACCGTAGCCGACATAATGGCAGCCAATGGATTGACCGATCCCGATTCGCTTCAGGTGGGGCAACCGCTGATCATTCCCTCGCTGATTGACACCTCGCCATCATTGCGCGCCACGCCGACCGGGGTTTCGGGGTTGGCGGAGGCGACGCCGGCGCCCGCCGCACCAACGCTGGCGACGCCATGAAGAGCGCCAAAACTGGCGCTTGACAGACGGCGTGATTTTCGGTATATTCTCAGTGTCAATCCTTCAGAATTGCCGATCAGGCGTAAAGGAGGTGATGCCCATGAGTAATAAGCGTAAGGGCGTCACCGCTGAGGTGACGCGGTAAGATCACCCACGGTGATGCCCAGAATCAACAAAAAACCCTCGCAAACGCGAGGGTTTTTTGATTGCGGCGCAGCAACGCGACTATTCCTCTTCTTCCTCTGCCCGTGGCTCGCGGCGCTCACGCACCAGTTCCGGCTCGGCGGTCGTCTCCTCGGCTGCCGGCGCTTCTTCCTCCGCAGCACGCGCATGCGCAAGACTGACGACCAATTCATCACCAGGGGTTGCCAGCGTCACCCCCGGCGGCAGCGCCAGATCGCGGACGTGAATGCTCTTATCGAACGCATCGAGACCGCTAATATCGACGGTGAGATGCGCCGGGATGTTCGATGGAAGTGCACGAATCTCGATAGCGTTCAACACCTGATTCAGCACTGCTTCGCCGCTTTCGACAAGAGGCGATTCGCCCTCGATGTGCAGCGGCACCGCGACTTCCACTTCCTGGCTCAGATCGACCGCACGAAAGTCCGCATGGATGATGTCGCGCGTCACCGGATGGCGTTGCAGCGCGTGAATAAATGCCGCCAGCGGTTGGCGACCGGCAATGTGCAATTCGACCAGCGCCGTGCGCCCGGCGCGGCGATAGACCGCATTGAAACTGCGCGCATCGACCTGCACGGAAATCGGCTCGATGCCTTTGCCGTAGACTGTTGCAGGCAGAATGCCGCTGCGCCGCAACCGTTTGACCTTCTTGCCCACAACCGCGCGCGGTTCGAGCGACAACGTATACTTTTCTGACATACCGACACGATACTCCTTCTGAAACTGCAAATACCTTCGCCGTAAGCTAAGGGCATTGCCCGGTCGCTCCGAGTCGCGCATTGTACTATAGCGCGCGGCGCCATGCAAGCGAGAGCGAAAAAATAGAAAATATGGGCTTGACAAGAACAAGCGTGTTATGTCATAATGACTCTACTACAAAAGTTCTATCGAACAGGCTTGCGGTTCCAAGGAACGGCGCCAGAGAAAGGGCAGCACGCATGCGATCGTCAGATCAACTTTCAGCGCGGCAGCGCGATATCCTTGCATTCATTGAAGCGTTCACCCAGGAGCATGGCTATCCGCCGTCCATCCGCGAGATCCAGGATGGTCTGCACATTTCCTCGACCTCGGTCGTCGCCTACAATCTTCGGGCGCTGGAAAGCAAGGGATTAATCGACCGCGATGGCAGAGTATCGCGGGGCATCAAACTCAAGAATATGCTGCCGGTCGCGCTCAATCCGGCGCGAGGCGGAAGAGTGCCGCTGCTTGGCGTTATTACCGCCGGTCAGCCGCTGCCCAACCCGGAAGACACCAGCACTGCGGCAGTTGAAATGATCGAGGTGCCGCCCGATGTCGCACCGCCTGAGAAGTTGCAGGATGTCTACGCCTTGAAAGTGCGCGGGCACTCGATGATCGATGCGCTGATCGACGATGACGACATTGTGTTGCTGCGCTACCAGGAGACGGCTGAGAATGGCCAGATGGTTGCGGTGCGCATCGAAGACGATAATGCGGTGACGCTCAAGCGCTTCTATCGCGAGGGCGATAAGGTGCGCCTGCAACCTGCCAATGTGACGATGGAGCCGATCTATGTCGATGCGACAAAAGTTCATATTCAGGGTCGTGTCGTCGGAGTGATGCGATCCATGTGGTAGCGCCGTGCCTCCCCGGAAGGCGGCAAACTCATGCTGACAATCCCTCATCTGGCGCTGATACTGATCGCGTATCTTGCCGGCTCCATCCCGTTCAGTCTGCTGGTGGCGCGTGCGCGGGGCGTCGATCTGCGCGTTGCGGGCAGCGGTAACGTTGGTGCAGCGAATGTCTGGCGCACCTGTGGCTTCGGTGCGTTTCTATTGGCCCTGAGCGGCGACATGCTGAAAGGCGCGCTGCCGACCTTTGCAGCGCAAATGCTCAATGTGCCGCCGCTTGCGGTTGTGACCGTCGGTGCAGCAGCGATGTTGGGGCATGCCCGGTCGATCTTCCTCGGGTTTCGCGGCGGCAAAGCAGTGGCGACCGGTGGTGGGGCGTTGCTGGCAATGGCGCCCCTTGTTGCGCTCGCAGGGCTGGCTGTCTGGGGAGCGACGTTCAGCATCGTGCGCATTTCGTCGGTGGCGTCGCTGGCAGCGGCCGCCGCGTGCGCTGTGGTGGCCGCCGTCTTCTTTGCCCAGGGCGCATTGCCGATGACTTATGCGCTCTTTGTATGGGGCGCCGTGGTGTCGATTCTTCTCCTCCACCGCGCGAATATCCGGCGCCTGCGCGCAGGCGCCGAGAACCGCTTTTAGATGACGTTCAGTTCACGGCGCAAGACGCCGCGGAAGCGGTTGATGCGCAGCGGGTCGATGTCGATCGTGTGGGCGCGTCCGTCGAGAATCTCTTCGGCAATCAGCAGACCGGTGGCCGGCGCATGCATGATGCCGTGCCCGCTGAATCCACTGGCATCGACATACCCTTCAAGTTCGGGATGTTTCCCCAGAATCGGCATATGATCGGGCGTGATCTCATACGCGCCCGCCCAGCAGAGTTTTTCCGCCAGCCCGGCGCGTTCCAGGATCGGGAAGCGTCGTAATCCGGCTTCGAGGACGGTGTCGAGCCATTCCCAGTCGACCGCCAGGTTATACCCCGGCGGTTCGGCGTAGT
This region includes:
- a CDS encoding LysM peptidoglycan-binding domain-containing protein, with the translated sequence MTACTLPASPQPVTPRPTAPVILEITPAPTLDADATATAYASLLAPSPTPSGLYIVQPGDTLSELAIMFGTTVADIMAANGLTDPDSLQVGQPLIIPSLIDTSPSLRATPTGVSGLAEATPAPAAPTLATP
- the plsY gene encoding glycerol-3-phosphate 1-O-acyltransferase PlsY gives rise to the protein MLTIPHLALILIAYLAGSIPFSLLVARARGVDLRVAGSGNVGAANVWRTCGFGAFLLALSGDMLKGALPTFAAQMLNVPPLAVVTVGAAAMLGHARSIFLGFRGGKAVATGGGALLAMAPLVALAGLAVWGATFSIVRISSVASLAAAAACAVVAAVFFAQGALPMTYALFVWGAVVSILLLHRANIRRLRAGAENRF
- a CDS encoding 50S ribosomal protein L25; amino-acid sequence: MSEKYTLSLEPRAVVGKKVKRLRRSGILPATVYGKGIEPISVQVDARSFNAVYRRAGRTALVELHIAGRQPLAAFIHALQRHPVTRDIIHADFRAVDLSQEVEVAVPLHIEGESPLVESGEAVLNQVLNAIEIRALPSNIPAHLTVDISGLDAFDKSIHVRDLALPPGVTLATPGDELVVSLAHARAAEEEAPAAEETTAEPELVRERREPRAEEEEE
- the lexA gene encoding transcriptional repressor LexA, which translates into the protein MRSSDQLSARQRDILAFIEAFTQEHGYPPSIREIQDGLHISSTSVVAYNLRALESKGLIDRDGRVSRGIKLKNMLPVALNPARGGRVPLLGVITAGQPLPNPEDTSTAAVEMIEVPPDVAPPEKLQDVYALKVRGHSMIDALIDDDDIVLLRYQETAENGQMVAVRIEDDNAVTLKRFYREGDKVRLQPANVTMEPIYVDATKVHIQGRVVGVMRSMW